One Pocillopora verrucosa isolate sample1 chromosome 10, ASM3666991v2, whole genome shotgun sequence genomic window carries:
- the LOC131768752 gene encoding capsule biosynthesis protein CapA isoform X2 produces MNIVVIFLAISLPSVVIGNKEHVSLIFVGDIYFAGPVKYYVERKHYTYNDSFNEVAPYIRDADISVCNLESPFVNGDVYTHMFKGEKTVLLSANKDAASSLSFAGFNAVTLANNHLNDFGAEGANFTAEVLKETGIPYFGISFGDYLSSQEPLIMKKKGITFGFLGYCDMPSPFKNCSQMRMLFTSGPAIYRDDVATRDVNKLKAKVDIIVVFMHYGMETSLRPLPYQIDINRHLLSLGVDIIIGAHPHVVQGHCVKHNKLIEDSLGNFLFHPCPYRRGSNPIVYGGFGKKPSEVDIESYEHYAFGNSNDLRISRMLKVNVSRIKFNHKTKRLHPEPEKNAQWIEVCGAEDDKCQCRNEIIATRKVASKRLIYN; encoded by the exons ATGAATATTGTAGTCATCTTTTTGGCAATCTCCTTACCAAGTGTAGTTATCGGGAATAAAG AGCATGTATCCTTGATTTTCGTGGGAGATATTTATTTCGCTGGCCCGGTCAAATATTACGTGGAGCGTAAGCATTACACATACAATGACTCTTTCAATGAAGTGGCTCCATATATCAGAGATGCTGATATATCTGTGTGTAATTTGGAATCTCCATTCGTCAACGGAGATGTTTATACCCACATGTTCAAAGGTGAAAAGACAGTTCTACTCAGTGCTAACAAGGATGCTGCATCATCGCTGAG TTTTGCAGGATTTAATGCTGTAACTCTCGCCAATAATCATTTAAACGATTTTGGAGCCGAAGGAGCCAATTTTACTGCGGAAGTACTTAAAGAGACAGGAATACCATACTTTGGGATAAGTTTTGGCGACTATCTTTCCTCTCAG GAACCACTCattatgaaaaagaaaggaatcaCTTTTGGATTTCTCGGTTACTGCGACATGCCATCGCCTTTTAAGAATTGCTCTCAAATGAGAATGTTGTTTACTTCTGGTCCTGCCATTTATCGAGATGACGTTGCCACAAGGGACGTTAACAAGTTAAAG gctaaAGTTGACATCATAGTTGTATTCATGCATTATGGAATGGAAACGAGCTTAAGACCACTCCCCTACCAGATTGATATCAACAGACACTTGCTGTCTCTCGGCGTGGATATAATCATTGGAGCCCATCCGCACGTGGTACAGGGACATTGTGTCAAGCATAACAAGCTTATTGAGGACAGCTTGGGGAATTTCCTATTTCATCCGTGTCCTTATAGACGGGGAAGCAATCCA ATTGTGTATGGAGGTTTTGGCAAAAAGCCGAGTGAAGTTGATATTGAGTCCTACGAGCATTACGCCTTTGGAAATAGCAACGACTTAAGAATTTCCCGGATGCTCAAAGTCAACGTTTCAAG AATCAAATTTAATCACAAAACCAAAAGACTTCACCCTGAGCCTGAAAAGAATGCTCAATGGATTGAAGTCTGTGGAGCTGAGGACGATAAATGCCAATGTCGCAACGAGATCATTGCGACCAGAAAAGTAGCTAGCAAGCGCCTTATATATAATTAG
- the LOC131768752 gene encoding capsule biosynthesis protein CapA isoform X1, whose product MNIVVIFLAISLPSVVIGNKEHVSLIFVGDIYFAGPVKYYVERKHYTYNDSFNEVAPYIRDADISVCNLESPFVNGDVYTHMFKGEKTVLLSANKDAASSLSFAGFNAVTLANNHLNDFGAEGANFTAEVLKETGIPYFGISFGDYLSSQEPLIMKKKGITFGFLGYCDMPSPFKNCSQMRMLFTSGPAIYRDDVATRDVNKLKAKVDIIVVFMHYGMETSLRPLPYQIDINRHLLSLGVDIIIGAHPHVVQGHCVKHNKLIEDSLGNFLFHPCPYRRGSNPIVYGGFGKKPSEVDIESYEHYAFGNSNDLRISRMLKVNVSRKGVVNAKYLPLRIKFNHKTKRLHPEPEKNAQWIEVCGAEDDKCQCRNEIIATRKVASKRLIYN is encoded by the exons ATGAATATTGTAGTCATCTTTTTGGCAATCTCCTTACCAAGTGTAGTTATCGGGAATAAAG AGCATGTATCCTTGATTTTCGTGGGAGATATTTATTTCGCTGGCCCGGTCAAATATTACGTGGAGCGTAAGCATTACACATACAATGACTCTTTCAATGAAGTGGCTCCATATATCAGAGATGCTGATATATCTGTGTGTAATTTGGAATCTCCATTCGTCAACGGAGATGTTTATACCCACATGTTCAAAGGTGAAAAGACAGTTCTACTCAGTGCTAACAAGGATGCTGCATCATCGCTGAG TTTTGCAGGATTTAATGCTGTAACTCTCGCCAATAATCATTTAAACGATTTTGGAGCCGAAGGAGCCAATTTTACTGCGGAAGTACTTAAAGAGACAGGAATACCATACTTTGGGATAAGTTTTGGCGACTATCTTTCCTCTCAG GAACCACTCattatgaaaaagaaaggaatcaCTTTTGGATTTCTCGGTTACTGCGACATGCCATCGCCTTTTAAGAATTGCTCTCAAATGAGAATGTTGTTTACTTCTGGTCCTGCCATTTATCGAGATGACGTTGCCACAAGGGACGTTAACAAGTTAAAG gctaaAGTTGACATCATAGTTGTATTCATGCATTATGGAATGGAAACGAGCTTAAGACCACTCCCCTACCAGATTGATATCAACAGACACTTGCTGTCTCTCGGCGTGGATATAATCATTGGAGCCCATCCGCACGTGGTACAGGGACATTGTGTCAAGCATAACAAGCTTATTGAGGACAGCTTGGGGAATTTCCTATTTCATCCGTGTCCTTATAGACGGGGAAGCAATCCA ATTGTGTATGGAGGTTTTGGCAAAAAGCCGAGTGAAGTTGATATTGAGTCCTACGAGCATTACGCCTTTGGAAATAGCAACGACTTAAGAATTTCCCGGATGCTCAAAGTCAACGTTTCAAG GAAAGGTGTGGTTAATGCAAAGTATTTGCCTCTTAGAATCAAATTTAATCACAAAACCAAAAGACTTCACCCTGAGCCTGAAAAGAATGCTCAATGGATTGAAGTCTGTGGAGCTGAGGACGATAAATGCCAATGTCGCAACGAGATCATTGCGACCAGAAAAGTAGCTAGCAAGCGCCTTATATATAATTAG